Proteins from one Salinispora arenicola genomic window:
- a CDS encoding cysteine desulfurase family protein: MAYLDHAATTPMLDVALEAYVATAREVGNASALHVAGRHARRRVEESRERVAAALGARPAEVIFTGGGTESDNLAVKGIFWARRSADRRRTRLVSSAVEHHAVLDSVDWLAAHESAEVGWLPVDALGRVTPQRLRAELAASADRVAVVTTMWASNEVGTIQPVTELAEVAAEYGVPFHTDAIQAVGQVAVDFAASGVSALTVTGHKLGGPAGVGALVLARDVAATPLLHGGGQERDIRSGTLDTAGIVAFAAALEAAVQHQQEYATRIAALRDDLVARVRQVVPEAVLNGDPAGRLPGNAHFSFPGCEGDALLLLLDAQGIACSTGSACSAGVAQPSHVLLAMGADGARARSSLRFTLGHTSTPKEVDALIAALPEAVDRARRAGGLRAPR; encoded by the coding sequence ATGGCATACCTGGATCACGCGGCGACCACTCCGATGCTCGACGTGGCACTCGAGGCGTACGTCGCCACCGCCCGCGAGGTCGGCAACGCATCCGCCCTGCACGTGGCGGGCCGCCATGCCCGCCGCCGAGTCGAGGAGTCGCGCGAGCGGGTGGCCGCCGCGCTGGGCGCCCGCCCCGCCGAGGTCATCTTCACGGGCGGTGGCACGGAAAGCGACAACCTCGCGGTCAAGGGCATCTTCTGGGCCCGTCGGTCCGCCGACCGTCGGCGGACGCGGCTGGTGTCCAGCGCGGTGGAGCATCACGCGGTGCTCGACAGTGTCGACTGGCTGGCCGCGCACGAGAGCGCCGAGGTGGGTTGGCTGCCGGTCGATGCCCTCGGCCGGGTCACCCCGCAGCGGCTCCGCGCCGAGTTGGCCGCGTCCGCCGATCGGGTGGCCGTGGTCACGACGATGTGGGCCAGCAACGAGGTGGGTACGATCCAGCCGGTCACCGAACTGGCCGAGGTCGCGGCCGAGTACGGGGTGCCCTTTCACACCGACGCGATCCAGGCGGTCGGCCAGGTGGCGGTGGACTTCGCCGCCAGTGGCGTCTCGGCGCTCACGGTGACCGGGCACAAGCTCGGCGGTCCCGCCGGAGTGGGCGCACTGGTGCTCGCCCGCGACGTTGCCGCGACCCCGCTCCTGCACGGTGGTGGCCAGGAACGGGACATCCGTTCGGGAACCCTGGACACGGCCGGGATCGTCGCCTTCGCCGCCGCGCTGGAGGCCGCGGTCCAGCACCAGCAGGAGTACGCGACCCGCATCGCCGCCCTTCGTGACGACCTCGTGGCACGGGTGCGGCAGGTGGTGCCGGAGGCGGTGCTCAACGGTGACCCAGCCGGACGGCTGCCCGGCAACGCCCACTTCTCGTTCCCCGGGTGCGAGGGCGATGCGCTGCTGCTCCTCCTCGACGCGCAGGGCATCGCCTGCTCCACCGGCTCAGCGTGCTCGGCCGGCGTCGCCCAGCCGAGCCACGTGCTGCTCGCGATGGGCGCCGATGGCGCCCGCGCCCGCTCCTCACTGCGCTTCACCCTCGGCCATACCAGCACACCGAAGGAGGTCGACGCGCTGATCGCGGCCCTACCGGAGGCGGTCGATCGAGCCCGCCGCGCCGGCGGCCTCCGCGCTCCGCGCTGA
- the mnmA gene encoding tRNA 2-thiouridine(34) synthase MnmA produces MRVLAAMSGGVDSAVAAARAVAAGHDVTGVHLALARNPQTYRTGARGCCTLEDSRDARRAADVIGIPFYVWDMAERFQADVVDDFVAEYAAGRTPNPCLRCNEKIKFAAVLDRAVALGFDAVVTGHHARLGADGLLRRSVDLAKDQSYVLGVLTREQLSRSMFPLGDSTKTQVRAEATGRGLTVADKPDSHDICFVADGDTRGFLAERLGATPGDVVDSSTGAVVGRHTGAYAYTVGQRRGLHLDRPAPDGRPRYVLSITPKTNTVTVGPAEALAVSQVRAQRPVWTGGPRPADPIECEVQLRAHGDVVPATVAVTGDGLRAELHRPVRGVAAGQAIVAYRPDPGGDVVLGSATIAA; encoded by the coding sequence GTGCGGGTTCTGGCGGCGATGTCGGGTGGCGTGGACTCCGCCGTCGCGGCGGCGCGGGCTGTCGCGGCGGGGCACGACGTCACCGGCGTGCACTTGGCCCTGGCCCGCAACCCACAGACGTACCGCACCGGTGCCCGGGGTTGCTGCACGCTGGAGGACTCCCGGGACGCCCGACGGGCGGCCGACGTCATCGGCATCCCGTTCTACGTGTGGGACATGGCCGAGCGGTTCCAGGCCGACGTGGTGGACGACTTCGTGGCCGAGTACGCGGCCGGCCGTACCCCGAACCCCTGCCTCCGTTGCAACGAAAAGATCAAGTTTGCCGCGGTGCTGGACCGGGCCGTCGCCCTGGGCTTCGACGCCGTGGTCACCGGTCACCACGCGCGGCTCGGCGCCGACGGGTTGCTGCGCCGTAGCGTCGACCTCGCCAAGGACCAGTCGTACGTGCTCGGCGTGCTCACCCGCGAGCAGCTGAGCCGGTCGATGTTCCCGCTGGGGGACTCGACGAAGACGCAGGTCCGGGCGGAGGCGACGGGTCGGGGACTGACCGTGGCCGACAAGCCGGACTCGCACGACATCTGCTTCGTCGCCGATGGCGACACTCGCGGCTTCCTCGCCGAGCGGCTCGGTGCGACACCGGGCGATGTCGTCGACTCCAGCACCGGTGCGGTCGTGGGCCGGCACACCGGGGCATACGCCTACACCGTCGGTCAGCGACGCGGGCTACACCTGGACCGCCCGGCGCCGGACGGCCGACCCCGGTACGTTCTGTCGATCACTCCGAAGACCAACACGGTGACGGTGGGCCCGGCCGAGGCGTTGGCGGTGTCCCAGGTGCGCGCACAGCGGCCGGTGTGGACCGGTGGGCCCCGGCCGGCCGACCCGATCGAGTGCGAGGTGCAGTTGCGCGCGCACGGCGACGTGGTGCCCGCGACCGTGGCGGTGACCGGCGACGGTCTGCGCGCCGAGCTGCACCGGCCGGTGCGCGGGGTGGCGGCCGGCCAGGCGATCGTGGCGTACCGCCCGGACCCGGGGGGCGACGTTGTCCTCGGCTCCGCCACCATCGCGGCCTGA
- a CDS encoding putative bifunctional diguanylate cyclase/phosphodiesterase yields MATADPRNSVPPGRSAPFFAFVVVVLALATLASVGPLLALPDQVSRLPAAFWTMAVLAIACDARPFVPQGRRQSSAVFPSTCFTFAILLGWGLGPAVAVQTVAVVVSGVRMGHASWRTAFNAGQYACALAAAHLLIGLGPGDLFGGGQLGWTDVVVVGGAMLAWFAVNYGLVSSAVWLRFGARWRPGLRQGLGFELLSTGSLLLLAPVLVSAAQTSAALVPLVLVPLFAVYQMARLSVEQEQLASLDPLTGLPNRKALVAEVGEQLHRHAERAADGSAPARLALLLLDLDRFKHVNDALGHAVGDRLLVEVSARLTEVVGPDLVARLGGDEFAVVLTGLTDVGEARRRADRVVAALAEPVTLDGLPLDVGGSIGVALFPDHGEDFATLMRHADVAMYDAKQRNDTVAVYAAESDHNSAERLGLLADLRQVLASGLGQSADGGGAGGDGADGGGADQGRNGPALAAVPVVGGDGAALPRTDAALPRTDAALPRTDAVGVGRWSLWGRRQRVHLVHSDELIQRIVTAADPIRRRTTVGSAGQPATGQAVDHSVEPDRAPEVGGPVGHGAGAGGAGGAGGAGGAGGAGGAGEITMYYQPQVAIATGEVVGVEALLRWRHPRRGMVDPEELIRVAEQSAVMRLLTFRVIDDVVAQLARWQAAGVGLRAAMNVSVRDLHTGEIADRIAERLARYGVPPQLLQVEITEGALMADPRRVLATITRLHQLGVGIALDDFGTGFSSLQHLRRLPLSEVKVDRSFVLGMTEDADDAAIVTSVVELARALGLRVVAEGVEDERTWRMLHATGCDAAQGWFYARPMPADELVAWLARHRPVRPTVASDTAVRRRPVR; encoded by the coding sequence ATGGCGACGGCCGACCCGCGCAACTCCGTCCCGCCAGGACGGAGCGCGCCGTTCTTCGCCTTCGTGGTGGTGGTCCTCGCCCTGGCCACGCTGGCGTCGGTGGGTCCGTTGCTGGCGCTGCCCGACCAGGTGTCCCGGCTGCCCGCCGCGTTCTGGACGATGGCCGTGTTGGCGATCGCCTGCGACGCCCGGCCGTTCGTCCCGCAGGGGAGGCGACAGTCGTCGGCGGTGTTTCCGTCGACCTGCTTCACCTTCGCGATCCTGCTGGGCTGGGGGCTGGGCCCGGCGGTCGCCGTGCAGACGGTGGCGGTGGTGGTGTCCGGAGTCCGGATGGGACACGCCTCCTGGCGGACCGCATTCAACGCCGGCCAGTACGCGTGCGCCCTCGCCGCGGCCCATCTCCTCATCGGCCTCGGCCCGGGTGACCTGTTCGGTGGGGGACAACTGGGCTGGACCGACGTGGTGGTGGTCGGTGGCGCGATGCTCGCCTGGTTCGCTGTCAACTACGGGCTGGTCAGCTCGGCGGTGTGGCTGCGCTTCGGGGCGCGGTGGCGGCCCGGGCTGCGGCAGGGGCTGGGGTTCGAGCTGCTGTCCACCGGCTCGCTGTTGCTGCTCGCCCCGGTGCTGGTCTCGGCGGCCCAGACGAGCGCGGCTCTGGTCCCACTGGTGCTGGTGCCGCTGTTCGCGGTCTATCAGATGGCCCGGCTCAGCGTCGAGCAGGAGCAGCTTGCCTCGCTCGACCCGCTTACCGGCCTCCCCAACCGCAAGGCACTGGTCGCCGAGGTGGGCGAGCAGTTGCACCGACACGCGGAACGGGCGGCGGACGGTTCGGCGCCGGCGCGGCTGGCGCTGCTGCTGCTCGACCTGGACCGGTTCAAGCACGTCAACGACGCACTCGGTCATGCGGTGGGGGATCGCCTGCTGGTCGAGGTGAGCGCCCGCCTGACCGAGGTTGTCGGCCCGGACCTGGTCGCCCGACTCGGCGGAGACGAGTTCGCCGTCGTGTTGACCGGGCTGACCGACGTCGGTGAGGCCCGGCGCCGGGCCGACCGGGTGGTGGCCGCGTTGGCGGAGCCGGTCACGTTGGACGGGCTGCCGTTGGATGTCGGCGGGTCGATCGGCGTCGCGCTCTTTCCCGACCACGGGGAGGACTTCGCCACCCTGATGCGCCACGCGGACGTGGCGATGTACGACGCGAAGCAGCGCAACGACACGGTCGCCGTCTACGCGGCCGAGTCCGATCACAACTCGGCCGAGCGGCTCGGCCTCCTCGCCGACCTGCGTCAGGTCCTGGCCTCCGGCCTCGGCCAGAGTGCGGACGGTGGTGGCGCGGGGGGTGATGGTGCGGACGGTGGTGGTGCGGACCAGGGTCGGAACGGGCCGGCGCTCGCGGCGGTCCCGGTGGTCGGCGGTGACGGCGCGGCGCTGCCCCGCACTGACGCGGCGCTGCCCCGCACTGACGCGGCGCTGCCCCGCACCGACGCGGTGGGCGTCGGCAGGTGGTCGTTGTGGGGTCGGCGGCAGCGCGTGCACCTGGTCCACTCCGACGAGCTGATCCAGCGGATCGTCACCGCGGCCGACCCGATCCGTCGCCGTACCACCGTCGGCTCGGCCGGTCAGCCGGCTACCGGCCAGGCCGTTGACCATTCGGTCGAGCCGGACCGGGCGCCGGAGGTCGGGGGGCCGGTGGGGCACGGCGCCGGCGCGGGCGGCGCGGGCGGCGCGGGCGGCGCGGGCGGCGCGGGCGGCGCGGGCGGCGCGGGCGAGATCACCATGTACTACCAGCCGCAGGTCGCCATCGCCACCGGCGAGGTGGTCGGTGTCGAGGCGCTGCTGCGCTGGCGCCACCCCCGTCGCGGAATGGTCGACCCGGAGGAACTGATCCGGGTGGCCGAGCAGAGCGCGGTGATGCGCCTGCTCACCTTCCGGGTCATCGACGACGTGGTGGCGCAGCTGGCGCGGTGGCAGGCGGCGGGCGTGGGTCTGCGGGCCGCGATGAACGTCAGCGTCCGCGACCTGCACACTGGGGAGATCGCCGACCGGATCGCGGAGCGGCTCGCCCGGTACGGCGTACCGCCCCAACTCCTCCAGGTGGAGATCACCGAGGGAGCGCTGATGGCCGATCCACGCCGGGTGCTCGCCACCATCACCCGGCTGCACCAACTCGGCGTCGGAATCGCCCTGGACGACTTCGGTACCGGGTTCTCCTCGCTGCAACACCTGCGGCGGCTACCGCTGTCCGAGGTGAAGGTGGACCGCTCGTTCGTCCTGGGGATGACGGAGGACGCCGACGACGCGGCGATCGTTACCTCGGTGGTCGAACTGGCCCGGGCGCTGGGTCTGCGGGTGGTGGCCGAGGGGGTGGAGGACGAGCGGACCTGGCGGATGCTGCACGCGACCGGCTGTGACGCCGCGCAGGGCTGGTTCTACGCCCGGCCGATGCCGGCCGATGAGCTTGTCGCCTGGCTGGCGCGGCACCGCCCGGTGCGCCCGACGGTGGCCTCGGACACCGCCGTCAGGCGGCGACCCGTCCGTTGA
- a CDS encoding cation-translocating P-type ATPase — MSRTPGRVHHALALHEVVLLLESDTQRGLSEAEAADRREHFGANVLPSAARGGVLRRWLRQFQNPLVYVLVAAGLVTLLLAEYVDSIVIFGVVIVNAVIGFLQESKAEAALDALRSMVRTETRVVRDGRPRRVPSEDVVPGDLVLVEAGDKIPADLRLAHADEVRVDESTLTGESQPVRKDEVVLPDETPVADRRNVLYSGTLVTGGSAAGLAMATGAETELGRIHRLVGRAQVLDTPLTTKLARFSRLLTVVILVLAGVTFAVGLLRGESAGEMFTAAVALAVGAIPEGLPAAVTITLAIGVGRMARRQAVIRRLPAVETLGSTTVICTDKTGTLTENQMTVRALWTVAGRHEVTGSGYQTAGEIRGPDGAVARTGDDGALRWSLLAGVACNDARLAERDDRCVVLGDPTEGAMLVVAAKVGLRAAAVADELPRVASIPFTSERQFMATLHDTRDGGRVVLVKGAVERLVEWSVAALDEDGRTVPLDGDEVLAAAGTLAGEGLRVLATALARVDGDAGLSERELPGNLVFTGLHAMLDPPRAAVADAIAASQRAGIAVKMITGDHQTTASAIASRLGLLDAEPGPGTVLSGRDLARLSPADRPAAVDRAAVFARVSPEQKLRLVEALQADGQVVAMTGDGVNDAPALRQADIGVAMGRSGTEVAKEASDIVLTDDDFTTIEAAVEEGRGVFANLTKFIIWTLPTNAGEGLLVLVAIMLGTALPILPSQILWINMTSAVLLGLTLAFEPKEAGIMDRPPRDPAQPLLTGALVVRILLVSALIVAGAWWVFEWELGAGAELAEARTAAVNLVVSVQVFYLFSCRSLRHSAWRLGLFTNRWLIGGVLLQALGQLALTYLPVMNTLFRTAPIGPGTWLRILGVALVAGIVVALDKRFGWFGRRLG; from the coding sequence ATGTCGAGGACGCCCGGCCGGGTCCACCACGCGCTGGCCCTGCACGAGGTCGTGCTGTTGCTGGAGTCGGACACCCAACGCGGCCTGAGTGAGGCGGAGGCGGCTGACCGTCGGGAGCACTTCGGGGCCAATGTCCTGCCGTCCGCCGCCCGTGGCGGTGTTCTCCGCCGGTGGCTCCGCCAGTTCCAGAACCCCCTCGTGTACGTGTTGGTGGCCGCGGGACTGGTCACCCTGCTGCTCGCCGAGTACGTCGACTCGATCGTGATCTTCGGCGTGGTCATCGTCAACGCCGTGATCGGGTTCCTGCAGGAGTCCAAGGCCGAGGCCGCGCTGGACGCACTGCGGTCGATGGTGCGGACCGAGACCCGGGTGGTCCGGGACGGCCGGCCGCGGCGGGTGCCGTCCGAGGACGTGGTCCCCGGGGACCTGGTGCTGGTCGAGGCGGGGGACAAGATTCCCGCCGACCTGCGGCTGGCCCACGCCGACGAGGTACGGGTCGACGAGTCGACGTTGACCGGGGAGTCACAGCCCGTTCGCAAGGACGAGGTCGTGCTCCCGGACGAGACGCCGGTGGCCGACCGCCGCAACGTCCTGTACTCCGGCACGCTCGTCACCGGTGGTTCGGCGGCCGGTCTGGCTATGGCCACCGGGGCCGAGACGGAGCTGGGCCGGATCCATCGCCTGGTCGGCCGTGCCCAGGTGCTGGACACCCCGCTGACGACCAAGTTGGCTCGGTTCAGCCGGTTACTCACCGTGGTTATTCTGGTGCTCGCCGGGGTGACCTTCGCGGTCGGCCTCCTCCGAGGGGAGAGCGCCGGCGAGATGTTCACCGCCGCCGTGGCACTGGCCGTGGGAGCCATCCCGGAGGGCCTGCCGGCGGCGGTGACGATCACGCTGGCGATCGGGGTTGGGCGGATGGCCCGCCGGCAGGCGGTGATCCGTCGGTTGCCGGCGGTGGAGACGCTGGGCAGCACGACGGTGATCTGCACCGACAAGACCGGCACCCTGACCGAGAACCAGATGACGGTGCGGGCGCTCTGGACGGTCGCCGGCCGGCACGAGGTCACCGGCAGCGGCTATCAGACCGCCGGCGAGATCCGAGGCCCCGACGGCGCGGTCGCGCGGACCGGAGACGACGGGGCGCTGCGCTGGTCGCTGCTCGCCGGTGTGGCGTGCAACGACGCCCGGTTGGCCGAACGGGACGACCGGTGCGTGGTGCTGGGCGACCCAACCGAGGGCGCGATGCTGGTGGTGGCGGCCAAGGTGGGGCTGCGGGCGGCGGCGGTGGCTGACGAACTGCCGCGGGTTGCGTCGATCCCGTTCACCTCCGAGCGGCAGTTCATGGCGACCCTGCACGACACCCGGGACGGCGGGCGGGTGGTGCTGGTCAAAGGCGCGGTCGAGCGGCTCGTGGAGTGGAGCGTCGCGGCGCTGGACGAAGACGGACGCACGGTGCCGCTCGATGGGGACGAGGTCCTGGCCGCCGCCGGAACCCTCGCCGGCGAGGGCCTGCGCGTGCTGGCCACAGCGTTGGCGCGGGTTGATGGTGACGCCGGGCTGTCGGAGCGGGAGCTGCCCGGCAACCTGGTCTTCACCGGCCTGCACGCCATGCTCGATCCGCCACGGGCCGCGGTCGCCGATGCGATAGCCGCCAGCCAACGGGCCGGAATCGCGGTGAAGATGATCACCGGTGACCATCAGACCACCGCATCCGCCATCGCCAGCCGCCTCGGCCTGCTGGATGCGGAGCCGGGGCCCGGCACGGTGCTCTCCGGCCGGGATCTCGCGCGGCTGTCTCCCGCTGATCGCCCGGCGGCGGTGGATCGGGCGGCGGTGTTCGCCCGGGTGTCACCCGAGCAGAAGCTGCGGCTGGTGGAGGCGTTGCAGGCCGACGGGCAGGTGGTCGCCATGACCGGGGACGGCGTCAACGACGCCCCGGCCCTGCGGCAGGCCGACATCGGGGTGGCGATGGGACGCAGCGGTACGGAGGTGGCCAAGGAGGCCTCGGACATCGTTCTCACCGACGACGACTTCACCACGATTGAGGCGGCCGTCGAGGAGGGGCGGGGCGTCTTCGCCAATCTCACCAAGTTCATCATCTGGACGTTGCCCACCAACGCGGGAGAGGGCCTGCTGGTCCTCGTCGCCATCATGCTCGGCACCGCGTTGCCGATCCTGCCCAGTCAGATTCTCTGGATCAACATGACGTCGGCGGTGCTGCTCGGTTTGACGCTCGCGTTCGAGCCGAAAGAGGCCGGGATCATGGATCGGCCACCTCGGGATCCGGCCCAGCCGCTGCTCACCGGTGCCCTGGTGGTGCGGATTCTGCTCGTGTCCGCACTGATCGTGGCCGGTGCCTGGTGGGTGTTCGAGTGGGAACTGGGCGCCGGGGCGGAGCTGGCCGAGGCCCGTACCGCAGCGGTGAACCTCGTCGTCTCCGTGCAGGTGTTCTATCTGTTCAGCTGCCGGTCGCTGCGCCACTCGGCCTGGCGGCTGGGGCTGTTCACCAACCGCTGGCTGATCGGCGGTGTGCTGCTTCAGGCCCTCGGCCAGCTGGCGCTCACCTACCTGCCGGTGATGAACACACTGTTCCGGACAGCGCCCATCGGTCCCGGGACGTGGCTGCGGATCCTGGGTGTCGCGCTCGTGGCCGGGATCGTCGTGGCGCTCGACAAACGGTTCGGCTGGTTCGGCCGCCGGCTCGGTTGA
- a CDS encoding vitamin-B12 independent methionine synthase has product MSDQPWPWPAGAATGVGSLPGTDIAEAQRIVLGELPALPHLPELPARGPGAELIGRTAGLLVELPVELYAARWRIASRPGRDRRRARDMMERDLDQLAEQAEAYAGPIKVQVGGPLTLAAAVELPVGGRLVRDPGAVRDLADSLAEGVREHVAAVARRLPRASVLLQLDEPSLPAVLAGRVPTESGFGTYRPVEPGRAGALLREVVAAAGAPVVVHCCAPDAPLDLIREAGAVGVALDLDLVTDLDPLGEAIDAGLGLLAGAAPARPGVAGRPPTSAQVADRVRRLWDSLGFPRRQLAEQVVVTPTCGLATATPQHVRAMLTACRDAGRRLSEQG; this is encoded by the coding sequence GTGAGCGATCAGCCGTGGCCGTGGCCCGCCGGCGCGGCGACCGGTGTCGGTTCGCTCCCCGGCACCGACATCGCGGAAGCCCAGCGCATCGTCCTCGGTGAACTGCCCGCCCTTCCGCATCTGCCCGAGCTGCCGGCCCGCGGTCCGGGCGCGGAGCTGATCGGCCGGACCGCCGGGCTGCTGGTGGAACTGCCCGTCGAGCTGTACGCGGCCCGTTGGCGCATCGCTTCCCGCCCTGGTCGGGACCGACGCCGGGCCCGGGACATGATGGAACGGGACCTGGACCAGCTCGCCGAACAGGCCGAGGCGTACGCGGGGCCGATCAAGGTCCAGGTCGGTGGGCCGCTGACCCTCGCCGCCGCAGTGGAGCTGCCGGTCGGCGGCCGGCTGGTGCGCGACCCCGGCGCGGTGCGCGACCTGGCCGACTCCCTGGCCGAGGGGGTGCGTGAGCATGTCGCCGCGGTCGCACGCCGGCTACCGCGGGCGTCGGTGCTGCTGCAACTGGATGAGCCCTCGCTGCCGGCGGTGCTCGCCGGCCGGGTGCCGACCGAGAGCGGTTTCGGTACGTACCGGCCGGTGGAGCCGGGCCGGGCCGGTGCGCTGCTGCGCGAGGTCGTCGCCGCCGCCGGGGCACCGGTCGTGGTGCACTGCTGCGCGCCCGACGCACCGCTCGACCTGATTCGGGAGGCCGGCGCCGTCGGCGTCGCCCTCGATCTCGACCTGGTCACCGACCTGGACCCGCTGGGCGAGGCGATCGACGCCGGGCTGGGCCTGCTGGCCGGCGCCGCGCCGGCGCGACCGGGGGTGGCCGGCCGCCCACCGACCTCCGCGCAGGTCGCGGATCGGGTCCGCCGGCTCTGGGACAGCCTCGGATTCCCGCGCCGTCAGCTCGCCGAGCAGGTTGTGGTCACGCCGACGTGTGGCTTGGCGACCGCTACCCCACAGCACGTCCGGGCGATGCTCACCGCCTGCCGGGACGCGGGACGGCGGTTGAGCGAGCAGGGGTGA
- the ligA gene encoding NAD-dependent DNA ligase LigA, which produces MPEDAIGQQVPPEQEAAAGAEPTSAARERHATLSLELTEHQYRYYVLDAPTISDAEFDERLRELAALEAEFPALRTPDSPTQRVGGAFSTDFTPVAHAERMMSLDNAFTDEELDAWAERVERDAGGPVPYLCELKVDGLAINLTYERGRLVRAATRGDGRTGEDVTANVRSIRDVPAELAPSAEFPEIPGLLEVRGEIYFPIAGFADLNAGLVEQGKAPFANPRNAAAGSLRQKDPRITASRPLRLVVHGIGARQGWQPSTQSESYAALRAWGLPTSDRWRVVPDLAGVAEYIAHYATHRHDVEHEIDGVVVKVDPVSIQGRLGSTSRAPRWAIAFKYPPEEVNTRLLDIDVNVGRTGRVTPFAVLEPVRVAGSTVALATLHNAREVERKGVLIGDTVVIRKAGDVIPEVLGPVVELRPPDARSFVMPSTCPCCGTPLAPAKEGDVDIRCPNTRSCPAQLRERVFHLAGRGAFDIEVLGYKGAAALLDAQIITDEGDLFALDAAQLTRSPFFVNKDGSLGSNAVKLLDNLTVAKERELWRVLVALSIRHVGPTAAQALARHFRSIEAIDQAGEEELSAVDGVGPTIAASVREWFAVAWHREVVRKWAEAGVRMTEEAVDEGPRPLEGMTVVVTGTLAGFSRDQAAEAIQSRGGKVTGSVSKKTAFVVVGENPGTKADKAASLKVPVLDEEGFRVLLDAGPDAAREVARVED; this is translated from the coding sequence ATGCCTGAGGATGCCATCGGCCAGCAGGTCCCGCCGGAACAGGAGGCGGCGGCCGGCGCGGAGCCGACCTCCGCGGCGCGCGAGCGGCACGCCACGCTCAGCCTGGAGCTGACCGAGCACCAGTATCGCTACTACGTTCTCGACGCACCGACCATCTCCGACGCGGAGTTCGACGAGCGGCTGCGGGAACTGGCGGCACTGGAGGCAGAGTTTCCCGCTCTACGCACCCCCGACTCACCGACGCAGCGGGTGGGCGGCGCCTTCTCCACCGATTTCACTCCGGTGGCGCACGCCGAGCGGATGATGTCGCTCGACAACGCCTTCACCGATGAGGAACTGGACGCCTGGGCCGAGCGGGTCGAGCGGGACGCTGGTGGCCCGGTTCCCTACCTGTGTGAACTGAAGGTGGATGGCCTCGCGATCAACCTGACTTACGAGCGGGGGCGCCTGGTGCGGGCCGCCACCCGGGGTGATGGCCGCACCGGCGAGGACGTGACGGCGAACGTGCGCAGCATCCGGGACGTGCCGGCGGAGCTGGCACCGTCGGCCGAGTTCCCGGAGATCCCAGGGCTTCTGGAGGTCCGTGGCGAGATCTACTTCCCGATCGCCGGATTCGCGGACCTGAATGCGGGGCTGGTCGAGCAGGGCAAGGCCCCCTTCGCCAACCCGCGTAACGCGGCTGCCGGCAGTCTCCGGCAGAAGGATCCGCGGATCACCGCGTCCCGTCCGCTGCGATTGGTCGTGCACGGCATCGGGGCCCGGCAGGGGTGGCAGCCGAGCACCCAGTCCGAGTCGTACGCGGCGCTGCGGGCCTGGGGTCTGCCGACCAGCGACCGATGGCGGGTCGTGCCGGACCTGGCCGGCGTCGCGGAGTACATCGCGCACTACGCCACCCACCGGCACGACGTCGAGCACGAGATCGATGGTGTGGTGGTGAAGGTCGACCCGGTCTCGATCCAGGGCCGACTGGGGTCGACGAGCCGGGCGCCGCGCTGGGCGATCGCCTTCAAGTACCCGCCCGAGGAGGTCAACACCCGGCTGCTCGACATCGACGTGAATGTCGGCCGCACCGGCCGGGTCACTCCGTTCGCCGTCCTGGAGCCGGTGCGGGTGGCCGGATCGACGGTGGCGCTGGCCACCCTGCACAACGCCCGCGAGGTGGAGCGCAAGGGTGTGCTGATCGGCGACACGGTGGTGATCCGTAAGGCCGGTGATGTGATCCCCGAGGTGCTCGGTCCGGTGGTGGAGCTGCGCCCGCCGGACGCCCGGTCGTTCGTGATGCCCAGCACGTGCCCGTGCTGCGGCACCCCGCTGGCCCCGGCGAAGGAGGGCGACGTCGACATCCGGTGCCCCAACACCCGCAGCTGCCCGGCCCAGCTCCGGGAGCGGGTCTTCCACCTCGCCGGACGGGGAGCCTTCGACATCGAGGTTCTCGGTTACAAGGGAGCTGCGGCGCTCCTCGACGCCCAGATCATCACGGATGAGGGAGATCTGTTCGCCCTCGACGCGGCGCAGCTGACGCGCTCTCCGTTCTTCGTCAACAAGGACGGCAGCCTCGGCAGTAACGCGGTCAAGCTGTTGGACAACCTGACCGTGGCCAAGGAGCGCGAGCTGTGGCGGGTGCTGGTGGCGCTCTCCATCCGGCACGTGGGCCCGACCGCGGCGCAGGCCCTTGCCCGGCACTTCCGGTCGATCGAGGCGATCGACCAGGCCGGGGAGGAGGAACTGTCGGCTGTCGACGGGGTCGGGCCGACCATCGCCGCGAGTGTCCGGGAGTGGTTCGCTGTCGCCTGGCACCGGGAGGTGGTGCGCAAGTGGGCCGAGGCGGGGGTGCGGATGACGGAGGAGGCGGTGGACGAGGGGCCGCGCCCGCTGGAGGGGATGACCGTGGTGGTGACCGGGACGCTCGCCGGCTTCTCGCGGGACCAGGCGGCCGAGGCGATCCAGTCGCGGGGAGGCAAGGTCACCGGCTCGGTCTCGAAGAAGACCGCGTTCGTCGTGGTCGGTGAGAACCCTGGGACGAAGGCGGACAAGGCGGCGAGCCTGAAGGTGCCGGTGCTGGACGAGGAGGGCTTCCGGGTGCTGCTCGACGCGGGTCCGGACGCGGCCCGCGAGGTGGCCCGGGTCGAGGACTGA